The following are encoded in a window of Cherax quadricarinatus isolate ZL_2023a chromosome 62, ASM3850222v1, whole genome shotgun sequence genomic DNA:
- the jhamt gene encoding juvenile hormone acid O-methyltransferase has product MEDAQLYVSANGLQRRDALLVLSEYLPQMEWKEDGETVLDVGCGSGDVTRNLLVPLLPQVKQVVGVDLSQEMVTYASKTFHHDSINFHQLDIERAVQPRQVFPDGFTKVFSFYCLHWVQEQRSCLNNIYQLLQPGGEALLVFLAKNPLFTMYQNMSLKTRWQQYMKDVKSYISVYQDKTDPAQVMADLAEDVGFQILSCEAPELEFVFDNINYLKNAIKAVNPFLKRIPKEDQEAFLKECLAELVLLQGCQQEDGSAVARYNLMIAHLHRSQ; this is encoded by the exons ATGGAGGATGCGCAGCTCTACGTGTCAGCCAACGGACTGCAGCGAAGGGATGCCCTTCTGGTACTCTCGGAGTACTTACCACAGATGGAGTGGAAGGAGGACGGAGAGACAGTACTCGACGTAGGTTGTGGCTCAG gtgacGTGACGAGGAACCTGCTGGTTCCCCTGCTGCCCCAGGTGAAACAGGTGGTGGGAGTGGACTTGTCTCAGGAGATGGTCACCTACGCCTCAAAGACCTTCCATCACGACTCCATCAACTTCCATCAACTGGACATAGAAAGAGCAGTACAACCACGCCAGGTGTTCCCTGATGGTTTTACCAAG GTGTTTTCCTTCTACTGCCTACACTGGGTCCAGGAACAAAGGTCGTGCCTCAACAACATCTACCAGCTCCTACAGCCTGGAGGCGAAGCCTTGCTGGTCTTCCTCGCTAAGAACCCACTCTTCACTATGTATCAGAACATGAGTCTTAAGACCCGCTGGCAGCAGTACATGAAG GACGTGAAAAGCTATATTTCCGTGTACCAAGACAAGACTGACCCAGCCCAGGTCATGGCTGACCTGGCTGAAGACGTGGGATTCCAGATTCTTTCCTGTGAGGCCCCGGAGCTGGAGTTTGTCTTCGATAACATTAACTATCTGAAGA ATGCGATCAAGGCTGTCAATCCCTTCTTGAAGAGGATCCCGAAGGAGGATCAAGAGGCCTTCCTGAAGGAGTGCCTGGCGGAGCTGGTTCTCCTTCAGGGATGCCAGCAAGAGGACGGCAGTGCCGTGGCTCGCTACAACCTCATGATCGCCCACCTTCACCGCTCACAGTGA